tctttgggactatttgtctgtttgttttcctgggataaaaactaGCCATGTTATtatccatcctttcaactaattaaatgccaaaaatcaagttgcaTGGATGGTTGCTTAAGGTGTGACTAGCTGTTGGCTTTGTttgcggttttttggtttttcatgaatcatGCGAGAACCTTTCCTCCAtgccaaaattcagtcaaattggttcagtattAAGTTTGATTAACGAATAATTTTCTTCTACACAGACATGGAGTCACATATTCTAAATATGTACCATCAGACACCGTACCGAAGTATTGGGCATAAGATTATGCGCTCAACCAGTGAGTCGCTATCCTCCGAAAGCAGTTGTAATCAAAATAGTCCAGAGTACACTCAGACTCAGCAAACAAATAGATTTGAAGATGAAGGGGAGTACTGGGAGCATCAAGAAAACCATAGGGTATGGAGTCAGAACCAGAATGTGAGTATAATCGTTGAGGTATATAATGGTTGGGGTTGTGTTGGAAATCTTATAGACATATTCCTTGTAACAGGCAGTTTAATAATTtccaaaaacatattatattaagtgcttattataattaatttacaggtTAATATAACACAATCAAACCAAGACACTAGTATAGATGAAGATGAAAATGTAGAAGTACAGGAAATATCTATAGATGATAAGAACTCTGAATCTAACGATAATGCAGATTTGCTAGAAGCCGAAAATATGGAGGAAAACTCACTTGTAGAAGGTGACGATTATGACGTAATCCAAGTGTTTGCTGTTGACCCAGACTTAGATCTTGAAGCTTCATCAGATGAGGAACAAGAAGATTACTGTATAAATGAAGATTCTATCAATTCTGATGTTAGCGAACACATAGTTGAAGAAGAGAGAACCAATGAGTTCACTCGTACTATTTATGGGACAAATACCAGAACAAACAGTATATGCCAGGATAGCTTAGGAATTAATTTTGATACACCAGTCGTTTCAAATGTCGATGAATACTTCATTAAAGCAAATGACGAAAAACATATATTAGAGGTCAAAGATGAACCGGTTGTCAGAGATGTAGATGAATACTTTATCAAAGAAACTAAagaggatttaaaaataactattgttGAAAATGATTTGTTCATTAAAAATGAACTACCAGAAGATAATGACTTTCGGATATCGAAGACTGTTCCTGATAAAATTTTTGCTGATAGTGATCCTACGGATCTTAAAAAAACGGAAATTGAAACTGAATGTGAAGATCCTGTAGGAGACGTATCAATCAATGAGTCTGACCTAGAAGTTTCTGACCATAAACCACCAGAAATTGAAACAGAACGCGAAGATCCTGTAGCTGATGTATCAATTAATGAATCTGATTTAGAAGTACTTCCTAATATTGAAGATTTAAAAAGATTTCTCTTAGAAGATATGTCTTATAGCAAACTTAGAAGTGCGCAAAAACAATGTTCAGTCTCTCTTCCACACTCTCCAATGCACaatatttgtatggatatagatgCTAAAACTTGTTTAAGCTTTGAAGATCTTAATCTGGATTTATCTGATCTTACATTTGAAAACGATAAAGAGAAGTCAGTGGCCAGTTCAAAAAGTGACGATATTCCACGCACTTTGACAGAAGAAGACGTCAACAGCTTCCTAATAACGAACAATTTACTTGAACCACCCAAAAAAGTTGTTAAGGAAGATGATGATTTGAGCCACCAAGACATGGATATGGATAGACCTGTTGAATCAATCATGAACAATGTTGATCAAGCTACGGTAGTAACTGCTCCACCTGATAGAAAATTCACTTCCACTCCTATTCAAGAAGCAAATGTTTTGGATTTCTGTATAGAAAAGACATCGGTAAAAAAGGAGCCGGATATAAAGGGGGAGGCAGATGACTTTGTTGATGTAGAATCATGTAATGATGCGGTTATACCGGTTTTGGAAGCAAATAATTTGAATTCGCTTCTTGAACAGTTTGAAGCaactgaaaaattaaataataataataaaaacaaaaagtctgTAGTCCATGTCAGTGAGCTGAAAGTGAAAAGTTTAACCAGTGGTATGCGCTTACAGGATGCAGGCGTTCAACTAAACAAGACTAAAATGCGTCAGATACTGGTAAGTACGCTAAGTTAAGTGTTAGGTTTTTCTCAGGTCCATTTAAAGAGAGCATTATCCTACCTTGACATTATTACAGATGCCGACGACAGTAAATACGGTGATCAGACGATCGCCAAGCCCTGTTCACTCTGATCACGATTATTGCTCTTCGAAAAAGCGCCTCAGTCTTCCCAATCTAAAGGGAGGGCAAAGCCTTCTGAAACCTGAGGTTCTTTCAAGCAACAACAGGATTTTAAATTCAAGACATAGGTCgtgtaagaataaaaaagtagtGTATCATCTTAGTAGTGATGAAGAGGGTGAAGCTagtaatgaaaagaaaaataaactgatCAATAATCGTTCTAGTGATGACAGTGACATTAAATCAAATAAGAAATCTAGTGTAAAGGTAACTGTTAAACCAACAGTGAGTTCAAATCATCGTAAGAAACTATCACCTCCACATAGTGTTTCGAATGATAGCGGTACTGATAAAAATAACGGTTCTGTGATTGTGAAAGCTGctttaaaagcaagtgatactccTTGTAGTCAAAGTTCTAATGGTAGCATTaagttaacaattaaaaataaatctgaaGTTATTATCAAAAACTGTGATGTTAAGGACAATCGTAAGGACATGGTTTTTGAAAAACATAAAAGTAGTAGTAAGTATAATAGCACAAATAAGTTAACTAACGATATAAACTATTCTATAAATGTTGAACCAGTAgataggaataaaaataaagacgtGGTTAGTGTTGAGAAACCTGTcgctgaaaatataaaattggaaGTCAATTCAAATCCTGAACACTTTTATACAGCATTGTTTAGTAATAAGCAAGATGTGCAAATTCCTCATTCAATACcattaaaaactgaaaaaattgAGAATGAGGAAGAAATTAAAGTTGTTGCCGAGGTAACTACGCCTCATGAATTTGAGCAaccacaaaaaaagaaaaaactgaatCTCCAAGAATATAAGTTACGACGAGGAGTCAATTCAAATAATAGTTCAGCACAGGTCAGCCCCGAAGCTATATTTCCTGACATGCCGTGTAATCTAAATTTggataaacatataaaaagccCCGATAGCATAATTTCTAGCTCAATAATTCCGAAAGAGAAAGTAACTGCTGAAActgaaaacataatatttgaTCCAATACGAGAGGCTTCACGAAAGATACTTATGAATACTAAAAAACATAAAGCTGAGGCTTTGAGAAAAAGAGATGAAGACATCGTTATGAGTAAAATACCAAAGGTGGAAAATCTAGAGCTTCAGCCTCTTATAAGCGACGCAGAAATGATGAAAATTGTAGGGATGACCCCTGAAGTTCTGCCGGTCCCTGTAGAAGAGAAAGTAAAACTTGCGACTAAGCATCCTCCTACAGATTATGATGAGATGGTGTTGGTTAGCGTCGGTACAAATAcagatgaaaatgtttttaaacaaattgAACAACAAAAAGCAAATGAAAGCAAGAAACGTAAATCGGAACCACCTCAATCTGAAAATAAATCTactatcaattttaaaataaaaaaatcggacCATGTTTCGAAACATAATGTTTTTGCTCCCGTCAAAAGCAGCAGGCACAGTTCAGACGATAAAAACCATTCTGATATTAAATTCAACAAAGCAAGACTCAAAGATATCACGGCTACGTTGAAAAGTGTCGAGAAACAAGTCGAAACAAAAATATCAAGCAATTCGTTGTTTGCTAGTATTCAAGATGTTGTTATGAAAAAGACTCCAGTCTCGAACGGAGAACAAAAAACTTCGAAACTCAACTCACCAGTTGATAAACGCGATGTTAAATATACAAAAGCAACAATAGTGCGTGAGTACGATACTAAAGTTGAACATGGTGAAGATAAAATTATACTGCACCTAGAAAAGAATAGGAAAAAACCTGATGTCGCTACAATTGATGTCCAAACTGATTCATCATCGGAATTTGTTAATCTATCAAAAAGAACTGAAAGAACTAGCCACAAAGAACACAGCGCATCACCGAGAAAGAGAAACGATAGCGATATGTCAATGTCGAGTGAGGACAATCCAGTTCATGTCAAAAAAGTACAGACGCCACCGAAATTGGAAGAAAAAGCTCCCGTTAAATCAAGACCTGATATATCCACTAGACGTGAGATTATACGATCTCTGTCCAAGGAAAAAAGGTCTCGCTCCAGAGATCGTTATGACGTTAAATACAGACGGTCTAGGTCCCATTCGAGAGGGCATAGAAGGAAACGATCGCACAGCCGGAACAGATCAAGGTCTCGAGGACGATATCGCCGCTACAGACGTACCGATTCACCTTATAGGAGGAAAAGACGTTCGCGAACAAGGTCACCATATAGATCTTCCAGAAGGTCGCCCTCCATTCGTAGAGATTACCGGTCGAATAGATCGAGGTCACGATCGAAACATACCGAtgcgaataaaacaaaaagtccAGTTAAGAAAAGGCCTAGCCCTCAATACAATGGGAATAATGAAAAGAAACCTGTCAAATCTTTAACGCCGCCCTTGCGAAAGCCAACTGTTTCTGAAAGTTCTGATTCGTCTACTTCTTCCAGGTATGTAGTTTTATGTGTCTGTACTAATTTTGTAAGTATGTATCACTTTATAGAAACGTcttcaggttttttttaaactccatAACTGAAAAAATATCGTATTGATTTTTTGTGGTTAGGATTTCTCAGACTAGACTCATCGATGGCCAGTAAAATGACGGTTATCCGGTTTTATTATTCCACatcattatttgtttttgttgtattattttagaaaattaaaaatggagAGATAGAATTgaaaatgttaatataataaaatgtatgaaaaaactAATTCATTCTTATCCTATCATAGTCTGGATTATCGAGTTTTTTTGTGAACAACAAAGCGTCAATTTTAGAAACGTTAAACATTGATCCAGAAAGCAAATCGGCCAATAAAACTCTGAACTGTTTTTATTTccagaattaaatattaaaaaactatttactcCTTAATTATCATATTACTTACAAATGTTATATGGGTACAAACGTTTAAGTAGCTACGGTTAACTTAGTGACAGTGTAACAGTATTTGATGCTTGTCAACTTTGTCCATCATTTTGGTTATTATAGTTATTGATTATCCGTTGaagtttatacaacgtgtaaccgaattacgaaataaatttgaaggatgcataagtatattacataagaaatcaccctgttaaaatattaaataaaaaggagcatatttattttcaacaaataattcaaaacattttaagtgtttacttgtgacaaccctattgaagatgaaagaccaACCTAcatatagtacctacgctacgcgacgcgtatctaataaagcgacaggagtcatatgattttaatttagcatgtgatgttatggctgtatctgatttatttcactAACAgctatgacagtggtttactcaaaaactatgaggctttcggtttcacagatagtCTCGGAGACAATAcatgtaaagtattatttcagttttcatttacacgtcgtACAGTTTGTtgttaatatgatttttaattgaTGTAGTTTGATTCTTTACATGGATCTGAGAACCGTATTCATAATAAGAACCTGTCTAATCATATGCATGTGTTTGTAGTTCATCGTCCTCTTCGAGTAGTTCCTCATCGTCGTCCAATTCTCGCAAATCCAGCAGCTCTGTGAGGAAAGACGAGAAATATGGGATGAAAGGCTATAGGAGTCCATTCAGCTCGGAGGATAGGTAagttttattaatgaattaaggaatatacttttactgtacacctataaaatttacaaaaaacagaaaagcaataacaaaacaacgtacacaattaggcggccttatcgctacacagGGATCTCTCCCGGGCAACCAATAGCGGATAAAAGTTATACAGCAAAagataggtggtgcatatatacacataccagtagacaaatatataatatcttacataaatatatatatatttatatgtatataatcttatatctttaaacgagcaattcttgtatatagatatctttatatatatatttcttgtgtgcgtgtgtatgtcactgaactcctcctaaacggctggaccgatttgaatgatttttttagtatgcgtttgggtggcaccctggatggtttagattcacaaatcagcccgacagatggcgctggggtccgctagtatatatatatatatataattggaatctcggaatcggctccaacgattttc
Above is a genomic segment from Pararge aegeria chromosome 23, ilParAegt1.1, whole genome shotgun sequence containing:
- the LOC120634258 gene encoding uncharacterized protein MAL13P1.304 — translated: MESHILNMYHQTPYRSIGHKIMRSTSESLSSESSCNQNSPEYTQTQQTNRFEDEGEYWEHQENHRVWSQNQNVNITQSNQDTSIDEDENVEVQEISIDDKNSESNDNADLLEAENMEENSLVEGDDYDVIQVFAVDPDLDLEASSDEEQEDYCINEDSINSDVSEHIVEEERTNEFTRTIYGTNTRTNSICQDSLGINFDTPVVSNVDEYFIKANDEKHILEVKDEPVVRDVDEYFIKETKEDLKITIVENDLFIKNELPEDNDFRISKTVPDKIFADSDPTDLKKTEIETECEDPVGDVSINESDLEVSDHKPPEIETEREDPVADVSINESDLEVLPNIEDLKRFLLEDMSYSKLRSAQKQCSVSLPHSPMHNICMDIDAKTCLSFEDLNLDLSDLTFENDKEKSVASSKSDDIPRTLTEEDVNSFLITNNLLEPPKKVVKEDDDLSHQDMDMDRPVESIMNNVDQATVVTAPPDRKFTSTPIQEANVLDFCIEKTSVKKEPDIKGEADDFVDVESCNDAVIPVLEANNLNSLLEQFEATEKLNNNNKNKKSVVHVSELKVKSLTSGMRLQDAGVQLNKTKMRQILMPTTVNTVIRRSPSPVHSDHDYCSSKKRLSLPNLKGGQSLLKPEVLSSNNRILNSRHRSCKNKKVVYHLSSDEEGEASNEKKNKLINNRSSDDSDIKSNKKSSVKVTVKPTVSSNHRKKLSPPHSVSNDSGTDKNNGSVIVKAALKASDTPCSQSSNGSIKLTIKNKSEVIIKNCDVKDNRKDMVFEKHKSSSKYNSTNKLTNDINYSINVEPVDRNKNKDVVSVEKPVAENIKLEVNSNPEHFYTALFSNKQDVQIPHSIPLKTEKIENEEEIKVVAEVTTPHEFEQPQKKKKLNLQEYKLRRGVNSNNSSAQVSPEAIFPDMPCNLNLDKHIKSPDSIISSSIIPKEKVTAETENIIFDPIREASRKILMNTKKHKAEALRKRDEDIVMSKIPKVENLELQPLISDAEMMKIVGMTPEVLPVPVEEKVKLATKHPPTDYDEMVLVSVGTNTDENVFKQIEQQKANESKKRKSEPPQSENKSTINFKIKKSDHVSKHNVFAPVKSSRHSSDDKNHSDIKFNKARLKDITATLKSVEKQVETKISSNSLFASIQDVVMKKTPVSNGEQKTSKLNSPVDKRDVKYTKATIVREYDTKVEHGEDKIILHLEKNRKKPDVATIDVQTDSSSEFVNLSKRTERTSHKEHSASPRKRNDSDMSMSSEDNPVHVKKVQTPPKLEEKAPVKSRPDISTRREIIRSLSKEKRSRSRDRYDVKYRRSRSHSRGHRRKRSHSRNRSRSRGRYRRYRRTDSPYRRKRRSRTRSPYRSSRRSPSIRRDYRSNRSRSRSKHTDANKTKSPVKKRPSPQYNGNNEKKPVKSLTPPLRKPTVSESSDSSTSSSSSSSSSSSSSSSNSRKSSSSVRKDEKYGMKGYRSPFSSEDRESNTPVEERRIVFVGRLDKEVNKAALRSQFVKFGPVTEVRLHSKEDGSRYGFVTFQRPKDAWTAVEAANTFPQYDVGFGGRRAFCRQSYADLDGLEANYTESAFHGQPALPPRRTDDMSFEQMLQDIKKKLNKRKGDKGRTDDSTA